Proteins from a single region of Oncorhynchus keta strain PuntledgeMale-10-30-2019 chromosome 20, Oket_V2, whole genome shotgun sequence:
- the LOC118399445 gene encoding LIX1-like protein encodes MESIRPQRLQPGIGFGAGSTGTLRSSLRPGVTMPTAPLLPPPASLCASSGPPPPLQLHSLHGTIGSAGLGTGMAGFGLCNPGNPAVLKEAVEAVVRSFAKHTQGYGRVNVVEALQEFWQMKQSRGADLRNGALVVYEMVPSNNPPYVCYVSLPGGSCFGSFQFCPTKAEARRSAAKIALMNSVFNEHPSRRITDDFIEKSVCEALASFNGNREEADNPSTGIGAFRFMLESNKGKSMLEFQELMTVFQLLHWNGSLKAMRERQCSRQEVLAHYSHRALDDDMRTQMAADWVNREQGLASTIAQEVAATDQELEEARLAGQELRFHKEKKDILMLAVGQLGAANNATLPSTC; translated from the exons ATGGAATCTATCCGCCCTCAGCGACTTCAACCAGGGATAGGATTTGGAGCTGGATCGACTGGGACCCTACGGTCTTCTCTCCGGCCTGGGGTTACAATGCCAACCGCACCTCTACTGCCTCCCCCGGCCTCTTTATGTGCTTCCTCTGGGCCGCCTCCGCCGCTTCAACTGCACAGTCTTCACGGCACTATTGGGAGTGCGGGGCTCGGAACAGGGATGGCTGGATTCGGTCTATGTAATCCAGGGAACCCGGCGGTCTTGAAGGAGGCGGTGGAGGCTGTTGTTCGGAGTTTTGCTAAGCATACGCAGGGCTATGGCAGAG TGAATGTGGTGGAAGCCTTGCAAGAGTTCTGGCAGATGAAGCAGTCAAGAGGGGCAGACCTCAGGAATGGAGCGCTGGTGGTGTACGAAATGGTCCCATCAAACAACCCACCCTACGTTTGTTACGTCAGTCTTCCAGGGGGAAGCTGCTTTGGGAGTTTCCAG TTTTGTCCAACCAAGGCTGAGGCAAGACGTAGTGCTGCCAAAATCGCTCTGATGAACTCTGTTTTCAACGAGCATCCTTCCCGCCGCATCACAGATGACTTCATTGAGAAGAGTGTATGTGAGGCGCTGGCCTCCTTTAAT GGAAACCGAGAAGAGGCAGACAACCCCAGCACAGGTATCGGGGCGTTTCGCTTCATGCTGGAGTCCAACAAAGGAAAGTCAATGCTGGAGTTTCAG GAATTGATGACAGTCTTTCAGCTGCTGCACTGGAATGGAAGCCTGAAGgccatgagagagagacaatgcTCCCGTCAA GAAGTGCTGGCTCACTACTCCCATCGGGCGCTGGATGATGACATGCGTACCCAAATGGCTGCTGATTGGGTGAACCGGGAGCAAGGCTTGGCTAGCACCATCGCCCAGGAGGTGGCGGCAACAGATCAAGAACTTGAGGAGGCCAGGCTGGCCGGTCAAGAGCTGCGCTTCCACAAGGAAAAGAAGGACATCCTGATGCTGGCTGTTGGCCAACTGGGTGCAGCCAACAATGCCACACTGCCTTCAACCTGCTAG